In the Candidatus Rhodoblastus alkanivorans genome, one interval contains:
- a CDS encoding alpha-ketoacid dehydrogenase subunit beta, with protein sequence MTRKISFKTSINEALDLEMTRDPSVILLGEDIVGGSGAPGEADAWGGVLGVTKGLYAKHGNRLLDTPLSESAYVGAAIGAAACGMRPVAELMFIDFMGVCFDQIFNQAAKFRYMFGGKARTPVVIRAMVGAGFRAAAQHSQMLTPIFTHIPGLKVVCPSNAYDAKGLLIQAIRDDDPVIFCEHKNLYGAECEVPAESYAIPFGEANIVREGKDVTIVGYGLTVHRALDAAERLARKDHIEAEVIDLRTLSPIDWDTVIESVENTGRLVVVDEANPRCSLASDITAYVAQHAFGALKAAPQMVTAPHTPAPFSPSLEDLYIPTADDVVAAVGKTIARAKAA encoded by the coding sequence ATGACCCGCAAGATCAGCTTCAAGACCTCGATCAATGAGGCGCTCGACCTCGAAATGACCCGCGACCCGAGCGTCATCCTGCTCGGCGAGGATATTGTCGGAGGCTCCGGCGCGCCCGGCGAGGCCGACGCCTGGGGCGGCGTGCTCGGCGTGACCAAGGGCCTTTACGCCAAGCACGGCAATCGCCTGCTCGACACGCCGTTGTCGGAATCCGCTTACGTTGGCGCGGCGATCGGCGCCGCCGCCTGTGGCATGCGCCCCGTGGCCGAACTGATGTTCATCGACTTCATGGGCGTCTGTTTCGACCAGATTTTCAATCAGGCCGCGAAATTCAGATATATGTTCGGCGGCAAGGCGCGCACACCGGTGGTCATCCGCGCCATGGTCGGCGCCGGTTTCCGCGCGGCGGCGCAGCACTCGCAAATGCTGACGCCGATTTTCACCCATATCCCGGGCCTGAAGGTCGTCTGCCCATCCAACGCCTATGACGCCAAGGGCCTTCTGATCCAGGCCATCCGCGACGACGATCCGGTGATCTTCTGCGAGCACAAGAATCTTTATGGAGCGGAATGCGAGGTTCCGGCGGAATCCTATGCGATCCCGTTCGGCGAGGCGAACATCGTCCGCGAGGGCAAGGATGTCACCATCGTCGGCTATGGCCTCACCGTTCATCGCGCGCTGGATGCGGCGGAGCGCCTGGCCCGCAAGGACCATATCGAGGCCGAGGTCATCGACCTGCGCACCCTGTCGCCGATCGACTGGGACACGGTGATCGAAAGCGTCGAGAACACCGGCCGGCTTGTGGTGGTGGACGAGGCCAATCCGCGCTGCTCACTCGCCAGCGACATCACGGCCTATGTCGCGCAGCATGCCTTTGGCGCGCTCAAGGCGGCGCCGCAAATGGTGACGGCGCCCCACACGCCCGCGCCGTTCTCGCCTTCGCTCGAAGATCTCTACATCCCGACCGCGGACGACGTTGTCGCCGCCGTCGGCAAGACCATCGCCCGCGCGAAAGCGGCGTGA
- a CDS encoding sigma-54-dependent Fis family transcriptional regulator: MAHGAQSDHIDELMRAAAEQNSRRDTIIHESWLRCVAEHKLDPTVLREARILTQGQLRECRDAMDEFLHTARFGVETLYRQVSGLGYVLLLTDASGVTVDFMGDPTFDNNCRRAGLYLGSDWNETHAGTCAVGTCIMTGEALTVHQTDHFDATHIPLTCTAAPIYDPSGKVAAVLDISALRSPEPKASQFLAMQLVKSFAHKIETAHLLNRFRSEWILRLASCPEFADVDPDVVIAVDGAGRVIGVNNQARILMQQEAAASDPSKSPRAFYISDIFECTVDDFPFYVHSRPSEQRGLRLRRSGRSLFGQALPPPKRAPGPAQRERPLPAGLAALAGEDDAMRNVLSRAAKLVNTQMGLLIQGETGAGKEYFTKALHNVSPRAGKPFIAVNCAALPEGLIESELFGHEAGSFTGAKTKGKKGLVLEANGGTLFLDEIGDMPLASQTRLLRVLAERELTPVGATRPIPVDIRVIAATHRDLVELIKSGNFREDLYFRLSGAVLKLPPLRERMDFDWLTEKMLAERRAQCGRSFTLSPAAWARIRQYDWPGNVRELINALDYACAVAEGDLIQLDDLPERILCGNVGKKQIADSAEELLADLRRNRWNVSHVARLRGVDRTTIHRQIRRHGLMAFKHPE, from the coding sequence ATGGCGCACGGCGCGCAATCAGACCATATTGACGAACTCATGCGCGCGGCGGCCGAGCAAAATTCGCGGCGCGACACGATCATCCACGAATCCTGGCTGCGCTGCGTGGCCGAGCACAAGCTCGACCCGACCGTGTTGCGTGAGGCGCGCATCCTCACCCAAGGACAATTGCGCGAATGCCGCGATGCGATGGACGAATTCCTCCACACGGCGCGCTTCGGCGTCGAGACGCTTTACCGCCAGGTGTCCGGGCTCGGCTATGTCCTGCTGCTGACGGACGCGAGCGGCGTCACCGTCGATTTCATGGGCGATCCGACCTTCGACAATAATTGCCGCAGGGCGGGCCTCTATCTCGGCTCCGACTGGAACGAAACTCACGCCGGCACCTGCGCTGTCGGCACGTGCATCATGACGGGCGAGGCCTTGACCGTCCATCAGACCGATCATTTCGACGCCACGCATATTCCGCTGACATGCACGGCCGCTCCCATTTACGATCCCTCCGGCAAAGTGGCGGCGGTGCTCGACATTTCCGCGTTGCGGTCGCCCGAGCCGAAGGCCAGCCAGTTTCTCGCCATGCAATTGGTGAAATCCTTCGCGCACAAGATCGAGACGGCGCACCTCCTCAACCGCTTTCGCAGCGAATGGATCCTGCGCCTCGCCAGCTGCCCGGAATTCGCGGACGTCGATCCCGATGTCGTCATTGCGGTCGATGGCGCCGGACGCGTGATCGGGGTGAACAATCAGGCGCGCATTCTCATGCAACAGGAAGCGGCGGCGAGCGATCCGTCGAAATCGCCGCGCGCATTTTACATCTCCGATATTTTCGAATGCACGGTGGATGATTTTCCGTTTTACGTTCATTCGCGGCCGAGCGAACAGCGCGGACTGCGTCTGCGGCGAAGCGGACGGTCCTTGTTCGGCCAGGCTTTGCCGCCGCCAAAAAGAGCGCCTGGTCCGGCCCAGCGCGAGCGGCCTTTGCCGGCAGGCCTGGCGGCGCTGGCGGGCGAGGACGACGCGATGCGCAACGTCCTGTCGCGCGCGGCCAAGCTGGTCAACACGCAGATGGGCCTTCTGATCCAGGGCGAGACCGGCGCCGGCAAGGAATATTTCACCAAGGCCTTGCACAATGTGAGCCCGCGCGCCGGAAAGCCCTTTATCGCCGTGAATTGCGCAGCTCTTCCCGAAGGTCTGATCGAGAGCGAATTGTTCGGCCACGAGGCGGGCTCGTTCACGGGCGCGAAGACCAAGGGCAAGAAGGGCCTCGTGCTCGAAGCCAATGGCGGGACCTTGTTCCTTGACGAAATCGGCGACATGCCGCTGGCGTCGCAAACGCGCCTGCTGCGCGTCCTCGCCGAGCGCGAATTGACGCCAGTTGGCGCGACGCGGCCGATTCCGGTCGACATCCGCGTGATCGCCGCGACCCATCGCGATCTCGTCGAGCTGATCAAGAGCGGAAATTTCCGCGAAGACCTCTATTTCCGCCTCAGCGGCGCCGTGCTGAAATTGCCGCCGCTGCGCGAGCGCATGGATTTCGACTGGCTCACGGAGAAAATGCTCGCCGAGCGTCGCGCGCAATGCGGCCGCAGCTTCACGCTTTCCCCCGCGGCCTGGGCGCGAATCCGGCAATATGACTGGCCGGGAAACGTTCGCGAACTCATCAACGCGCTGGACTATGCCTGCGCGGTGGCGGAAGGCGATTTGATCCAGCTCGACGATCTCCCGGAGCGCATTCTTTGCGGCAATGTCGGCAAGAAACAAATCGCGGACTCCGCCGAGGAACTCCTTGCCGACCTGCGTCGCAACCGCTGGAACGTATCCCACGTCGCGCGCCTTCGCGGCGTCGATCGCACCACGATCCACCGCCAGATCCGGCGCCATGGACTGATGGCGTTCAAGCACCCGGAATGA
- a CDS encoding thiamine pyrophosphate-dependent dehydrogenase E1 component subunit alpha encodes MSTNPFPLSREELMRAYRTMRTIRDFEERLHIEFAKGDIPGFVHLYAGEEACATGIMTHLTDIDRIASTHRGHGHCIAKGVDVHEMMAEIYGKATGSCRGKGGSMHIADLSKGMMGANGILGAGAPLICGAALASKFRGDKGVGVTFFGDGAANQGTVLESMNLAAAWNLPVVFVVENNGYAEATSVDYATAVDSYVDRASGFGMPGVTVDGMDFFAVYEAAGEIIKRAREGGGPALLECNVARFYGHFEGDAQTYKAKGENEYNRENRDCLKIFRARLCDAELTTERDFALIDLEVASLIDAAVASAKDAPLPQARELLTDVYVAY; translated from the coding sequence ATGTCCACCAACCCATTTCCCCTGTCGAGGGAAGAGCTGATGCGGGCCTACCGCACCATGCGCACGATTCGCGATTTCGAGGAGCGGCTGCATATCGAATTCGCCAAAGGCGACATTCCCGGCTTCGTCCATCTTTACGCCGGCGAGGAAGCCTGCGCGACGGGCATCATGACGCATCTCACGGACATCGACCGCATTGCGTCGACCCATCGCGGCCACGGCCATTGCATCGCCAAGGGCGTCGACGTCCATGAGATGATGGCGGAGATTTACGGCAAGGCGACCGGCTCCTGCCGCGGCAAGGGTGGCTCGATGCATATCGCCGATCTGTCCAAGGGCATGATGGGCGCGAATGGCATTCTCGGCGCCGGCGCGCCCTTGATCTGCGGCGCCGCGCTCGCCTCTAAATTCCGCGGCGACAAGGGCGTCGGCGTCACATTCTTCGGCGACGGCGCCGCCAACCAGGGCACGGTGCTGGAGAGCATGAATCTCGCCGCCGCCTGGAACCTTCCGGTCGTCTTCGTGGTCGAGAACAACGGCTATGCGGAGGCGACCTCGGTCGATTACGCGACCGCCGTGGACTCCTATGTCGATCGCGCTTCGGGCTTCGGCATGCCTGGCGTCACCGTGGACGGGATGGATTTCTTCGCCGTCTATGAAGCCGCGGGCGAAATCATCAAGCGCGCGCGTGAAGGCGGCGGCCCCGCGCTGCTCGAATGCAATGTCGCGCGTTTCTATGGCCATTTCGAAGGCGACGCCCAGACCTACAAGGCCAAGGGCGAAAATGAATACAACCGGGAAAATCGCGATTGCCTGAAGATCTTCCGCGCTCGCCTCTGCGACGCGGAACTCACGACAGAGCGAGACTTCGCATTGATCGACCTCGAAGTCGCATCGCTGATCGACGCGGCCGTCGCATCGGCCAAGGACGCGCCGCTGCCGCAGGCGCGTGAACTGCTCACCGACGTTTACGTCGCCTACTGA
- a CDS encoding c-type cytochrome — protein sequence MQGIGGKYFALAAAVAIFGAGFAAHAQDQTKAAAPQPNSAAAPSQEKSAPQPTAAPAPVVSAAMHKKMEAKLSYCKTCHGVQGQGFRGAFPMPRLAGQQPDYIKNQLQAFIQKRRANPVMNNVAHVLSPEMVDFLSKSFHDLNPPPLGGAPAALVPEGKEIFHNGVPSKDIPPCATCHGDDAKGNGEIPRLAGQLNDYIIRKLTNFDKERGLKPSPTDVSSLMKPIAHNLTQQQIAAVAAYVSNLK from the coding sequence ATGCAGGGCATTGGCGGCAAATATTTCGCTCTGGCGGCGGCCGTCGCCATTTTCGGCGCCGGATTCGCGGCGCATGCGCAAGATCAGACGAAAGCGGCGGCGCCGCAGCCGAACAGCGCCGCCGCTCCATCTCAAGAAAAGAGCGCTCCGCAGCCGACCGCCGCGCCGGCGCCGGTCGTCAGCGCGGCGATGCATAAAAAAATGGAAGCCAAACTCTCCTACTGCAAGACCTGTCACGGCGTGCAGGGTCAGGGCTTCCGCGGCGCCTTTCCGATGCCGCGTCTCGCCGGTCAGCAACCGGATTATATCAAGAATCAGTTGCAGGCTTTCATCCAGAAGCGCCGCGCCAATCCAGTCATGAACAATGTCGCCCATGTCCTGAGCCCGGAAATGGTTGATTTCCTATCGAAGAGCTTCCACGACCTCAACCCGCCGCCGCTCGGCGGCGCGCCCGCGGCGCTCGTCCCCGAAGGCAAGGAAATCTTCCACAATGGCGTGCCGAGCAAAGATATCCCGCCCTGCGCCACCTGCCACGGCGACGACGCCAAGGGCAACGGCGAGATCCCCAGACTGGCGGGTCAGTTGAACGACTATATCATTCGCAAGCTGACCAATTTCGACAAGGAGCGCGGCCTGAAGCCAAGCCCCACAGATGTGTCGTCGCTCATGAAGCCCATCGCGCACAATCTGACGCAGCAGCAGATCGCCGCGGTCGCAGCCTATGTCAGCAATTTGAAGTGA
- a CDS encoding NAD(P)/FAD-dependent oxidoreductase, with amino-acid sequence MRDKATATAIATDVLDRLGAALAMADVTAALELFQTDCYWRDLVAFTWNLKTLEGRERIGEMLRTQLGEARPENWRVADGEQAVESGDVIESWIQFETALARGYGHVRIKDGRIWTLLTTMQELKGFEEPMGYRRPAGARHGIDPSRKTWAEGRAQEEAELGFSRQPYCLIIGGGQGGIALAARLRQLDVPTIVIDKHERPGDQWRKRYKSLCLHDPVWYDHLPYLPFPANWPVFAPKDKIADWLEMYAKVMEINYWPSTECVKCSYDEAAQEWTVTVRREGRELVLKPKQLVLATGMSGKPNLPKFPGMDIFKGEQQHSSQHPGPDAYRGKKVVVVGGNNSAHDICAALWEGGADVTMVQRSSTHIVKSESLTEIGLGDLYSERAVEAGMTTKKADLTFASMPYKIMNQFQIPVYDQIRERDADFYKRLESAGFMLDFGDDGSGLFMKYLRRGSGYYIDVGACDLVADGRIKLKSGVNVARLTENAVVLTDGTELPADLVVYATGFSSMNGWAADLISQEVADRIGKVWGLGSNTSKDPGPWEGELRNMWKPTQQEGLWLHGGNLHQSRHYSLYLALQLKARMEGLPIPVYGLQTVHHLS; translated from the coding sequence ATGCGGGACAAGGCGACGGCGACGGCGATTGCAACGGATGTTCTGGATCGCCTCGGCGCGGCGTTGGCCATGGCGGATGTCACGGCCGCGCTCGAGCTCTTCCAGACGGATTGCTACTGGCGGGATCTGGTGGCGTTCACATGGAACCTCAAGACCCTTGAAGGCCGCGAGCGGATCGGCGAAATGCTGCGCACGCAACTCGGCGAGGCGCGCCCCGAAAACTGGCGCGTCGCGGATGGCGAGCAGGCCGTCGAGTCCGGCGATGTGATCGAAAGCTGGATCCAGTTCGAAACGGCCTTGGCGCGGGGCTATGGCCATGTCCGCATCAAGGACGGGCGCATCTGGACCCTGCTCACAACCATGCAGGAGTTGAAGGGTTTCGAGGAGCCGATGGGCTACAGGCGCCCGGCCGGCGCCCGGCACGGCATCGACCCCAGCCGCAAGACCTGGGCCGAGGGCCGTGCGCAGGAAGAGGCTGAGCTGGGTTTTTCCCGCCAGCCCTATTGCCTGATCATTGGCGGTGGACAGGGCGGCATCGCTTTGGCGGCGCGCCTGCGGCAACTCGACGTGCCGACCATCGTCATCGACAAGCACGAGCGCCCCGGCGACCAGTGGCGCAAGCGATACAAGTCGCTCTGTCTCCACGACCCGGTCTGGTACGATCACCTTCCCTATTTGCCTTTCCCCGCGAACTGGCCGGTGTTCGCGCCCAAGGACAAGATCGCCGATTGGCTGGAAATGTACGCCAAGGTGATGGAGATCAATTACTGGCCGTCGACCGAATGCGTGAAATGCTCTTACGACGAAGCCGCGCAGGAATGGACGGTGACGGTCCGCCGCGAAGGCCGCGAACTGGTGCTGAAGCCCAAGCAACTCGTGCTTGCCACCGGCATGTCCGGCAAGCCGAACCTGCCGAAATTTCCCGGCATGGACATCTTCAAGGGCGAGCAGCAGCATAGCTCGCAGCATCCCGGCCCCGACGCTTATCGGGGCAAGAAGGTGGTGGTCGTCGGCGGCAACAATTCGGCGCATGACATCTGCGCGGCTCTGTGGGAAGGCGGCGCCGACGTGACCATGGTCCAGCGCTCGTCAACCCATATCGTGAAATCGGAATCGCTGACGGAGATCGGCCTTGGCGATCTCTATTCGGAGCGCGCCGTCGAGGCCGGAATGACGACGAAGAAGGCGGATCTGACTTTCGCCTCTATGCCCTACAAGATCATGAATCAGTTCCAGATTCCGGTCTATGATCAGATTCGCGAGCGCGACGCCGACTTTTACAAAAGGCTGGAGTCCGCCGGATTCATGCTCGATTTCGGCGATGACGGCTCAGGCCTGTTCATGAAATATCTGCGGCGCGGCTCAGGCTATTACATTGACGTCGGCGCCTGCGATCTGGTCGCCGATGGCCGCATCAAGCTCAAGAGCGGCGTCAATGTCGCGCGCCTCACGGAGAACGCCGTCGTCCTGACCGACGGAACGGAATTGCCCGCCGATCTGGTGGTCTACGCCACCGGCTTCAGCTCGATGAACGGTTGGGCCGCCGATCTGATCTCGCAGGAAGTCGCAGACCGGATCGGCAAGGTCTGGGGCTTGGGCTCGAACACCAGCAAGGACCCCGGCCCCTGGGAGGGCGAACTGCGCAACATGTGGAAGCCGACGCAGCAGGAAGGGCTGTGGCTCCATGGCGGGAACCTCCACCAGTCGCGCCATTACTCGCTCTATCTGGCCCTCCAGCTGAAAGCACGGATGGAAGGGCTTCCGATCCCCGTCTACGGACTACAAACCGTCCATCATTTGTCCTGA
- a CDS encoding acetoin dehydrogenase dihydrolipoyllysine-residue acetyltransferase subunit: MTETISPIVMPKWGLSMSEGKLTGWLKPVGAKISVGDEILEVETDKIVNVVESGAAGALRRIIGEAGVVYPVKALIGVIAPEDVPDSEIDAFVAGYAAPASDEEGVEEAGPRYEFVDTPFGRLRYAKRGEGANAVVLVHGFGGDLDNWLFNIEALAGAGAVYALDLPGHGQSDKKIGDSSLAWLASSVFAFMDAVGVPAAHLVGHSMGGAVSIRAALDHPARVKSLTLIGSAGLGPDINSAYLDGFVAAGSRRELKPLLEQLFNDPALVNRQLVDDVLKYKRIDGVETALRGLATALFPDGRQTSVLADELKASGTPALAISGETDRVIPVAHASALAGVAKIEVLPGAGHMVQMEKAARVNELLLAHIRA; this comes from the coding sequence ATGACCGAGACCATCTCACCCATCGTCATGCCGAAATGGGGCCTGTCGATGTCCGAAGGAAAGCTGACCGGCTGGCTCAAGCCGGTCGGCGCCAAAATCAGTGTCGGCGATGAAATTCTGGAAGTCGAAACCGACAAGATCGTCAATGTCGTCGAATCCGGCGCGGCGGGCGCGCTGCGGCGCATCATCGGCGAAGCCGGCGTCGTCTATCCGGTCAAGGCGCTGATCGGCGTCATCGCGCCCGAGGACGTGCCCGATTCGGAAATCGACGCCTTCGTCGCCGGCTACGCCGCGCCGGCGAGCGACGAGGAAGGCGTCGAGGAGGCGGGACCGCGCTATGAATTCGTGGACACGCCTTTTGGTCGCCTGCGTTACGCCAAACGCGGCGAAGGCGCCAACGCCGTCGTGCTGGTCCACGGATTCGGCGGCGATCTCGACAATTGGCTGTTCAATATCGAAGCCCTTGCCGGCGCCGGCGCGGTCTATGCGCTCGACCTGCCCGGCCACGGACAGTCGGACAAGAAAATCGGCGACTCCAGCCTGGCTTGGCTGGCGTCCTCCGTTTTCGCCTTCATGGACGCCGTCGGCGTGCCGGCCGCCCATCTTGTGGGCCATTCCATGGGCGGCGCCGTCTCGATCCGCGCCGCGCTCGATCACCCGGCGCGCGTGAAATCCTTGACGCTGATCGGTTCGGCGGGCCTCGGGCCGGATATCAACAGCGCCTATCTCGACGGCTTCGTGGCTGCTGGATCGCGGCGCGAGTTGAAGCCATTGCTGGAGCAATTGTTCAACGATCCGGCGCTGGTCAACCGCCAGCTTGTCGATGACGTCCTGAAATACAAAAGGATCGACGGCGTCGAAACCGCCTTGCGCGGTCTCGCGACGGCGCTTTTCCCGGATGGTCGTCAGACGTCGGTGCTCGCCGACGAATTGAAGGCGTCGGGAACGCCGGCGCTGGCGATATCGGGCGAAACGGACCGCGTCATTCCCGTAGCCCACGCATCAGCGCTGGCAGGCGTCGCCAAGATCGAGGTGCTGCCCGGCGCCGGACATATGGTCCAGATGGAAAAAGCGGCCCGCGTCAACGAACTGCTGCTTGCGCATATCAGGGCGTGA
- a CDS encoding ATP-NAD kinase family protein: MPPKVGVIANPISGRDIRRVIAKANNLQVADRANILLRALAGLAACGVDDVVMMPERGGVAAHVLRQLAQSSNRGELCFPRVSLLDMPVTGAAVDSRRAARMMSSQGVAAIMVLGGDGTHRVVAAECGGVPIAGISTGTNNAFPEMREPTTTGLATGLVATGAVPTHMGVKSNKWLETRIDDGAPEIALVDVAIVSQQNLGARALWRAETFRELYVAFADPQLIGMSAIAALLEPVGRDEPGGLTVQLAPAGAARLVVRAPIAPGLVEPVGVEEWRRLPAGRKVFPRLAAGSIALDGERELSFDRRQRVSIELVERAFSTIDVASAMRFAAAKGLLRDRNLACA, encoded by the coding sequence ATGCCGCCCAAGGTCGGCGTCATCGCCAATCCGATTTCCGGCCGCGACATACGTCGCGTCATCGCCAAGGCCAATAATCTCCAGGTCGCAGACCGCGCCAATATTCTGTTGCGCGCGCTCGCCGGCCTCGCGGCCTGCGGCGTGGACGACGTCGTGATGATGCCCGAGCGCGGCGGCGTCGCGGCTCATGTGCTGCGCCAACTCGCCCAATCTTCCAACCGCGGCGAACTGTGTTTTCCGCGCGTCAGTCTGCTGGACATGCCGGTGACCGGCGCGGCGGTGGATTCGCGCCGCGCGGCGCGGATGATGTCGAGCCAGGGCGTGGCCGCGATCATGGTGCTCGGCGGCGACGGCACCCATCGCGTCGTCGCGGCCGAATGCGGCGGCGTTCCCATCGCCGGCATTTCCACCGGCACCAACAACGCCTTTCCCGAAATGCGCGAGCCAACGACAACCGGTCTCGCGACGGGCCTCGTCGCGACCGGCGCCGTTCCCACGCACATGGGCGTCAAGAGCAATAAATGGCTCGAAACGCGCATCGACGACGGCGCGCCCGAAATCGCCCTGGTCGATGTCGCCATCGTGTCGCAGCAGAACCTCGGCGCCCGCGCCCTGTGGCGGGCCGAAACCTTTCGCGAGCTTTATGTCGCCTTTGCCGACCCGCAGTTGATCGGCATGTCCGCGATCGCCGCCCTGCTCGAACCCGTTGGCCGCGACGAACCCGGCGGATTGACCGTCCAGCTGGCGCCAGCGGGAGCCGCGCGCCTCGTCGTGCGGGCGCCGATCGCGCCGGGTCTTGTCGAGCCCGTCGGGGTCGAGGAATGGCGGCGCCTTCCGGCGGGACGAAAGGTCTTCCCCCGACTCGCGGCCGGATCGATCGCGCTCGACGGCGAGCGCGAATTGTCCTTCGACCGGCGGCAGCGCGTTTCGATCGAACTCGTCGAGCGCGCCTTCAGCACGATCGATGTCGCCAGCGCGATGCGCTTCGCAGCGGCGAAGGGCCTGCTTCGCGACCGAAATCTCGCGTGCGCCTGA
- a CDS encoding cytochrome b codes for MNVKRYNGAAIALHWTIAGLIVVAFVLGLTIDDFPKDMKSAAINAHALIGLAVLALSVVRLYLRFVNPPPPLPESIGPLSRLASGATHAGLYVLMIAVPLIGVPTLLYRGRGFNFGLFAIPSPFGRTPEIYRPLTEAHEVAAYAIIGLAAAHALAALYHQYVRKDDVLLRMLPGSWRREG; via the coding sequence ATGAACGTGAAACGATATAATGGAGCGGCGATCGCGCTTCACTGGACCATTGCAGGCTTGATTGTCGTCGCATTCGTCCTGGGCCTGACCATCGACGATTTCCCGAAGGACATGAAGAGCGCCGCGATCAATGCGCATGCGCTGATTGGTCTCGCCGTCCTGGCGCTGTCGGTCGTGCGTCTCTATTTGCGCTTCGTAAATCCGCCGCCGCCGCTCCCCGAATCTATTGGTCCGCTCAGCCGGCTGGCGTCGGGCGCCACCCATGCCGGGCTATACGTCTTGATGATCGCGGTTCCGCTGATCGGCGTTCCGACCCTGCTCTATCGCGGCCGCGGATTTAACTTCGGCCTGTTCGCCATTCCGTCTCCATTCGGAAGAACGCCCGAGATTTACCGCCCGCTGACCGAAGCGCATGAAGTCGCGGCATACGCCATCATCGGGTTGGCCGCGGCTCATGCCCTCGCGGCGCTCTATCATCAATATGTCCGGAAGGATGACGTCCTGCTGCGGATGCTCCCGGGCTCATGGCGCCGCGAAGGTTGA